A genomic region of Mesobacillus jeotgali contains the following coding sequences:
- a CDS encoding fumarylacetoacetate hydrolase family protein, whose amino-acid sequence MKFITFMKKDGSIRAGWLNPKNQAVDMHEASNGKLPDNMLAFIENHDVFMGYIEENKGLIETGSGSYSLEEVSLKSPLPNPKSVRDFYAFEQHVKTARENRGLEMIPEWYEFPVFYFTNHLAIKGPEEDIIRPQNCKWMDYELEIACVIGKEGRNIKAEDAEQHIYGFFIMNDWSARDLQRQEMKVGLGPAKGKDFATSFGPYLVTKDELEYLKEGKGYDLEMIARVNGRELSKGNMKDLYYSFGEMIERASAGTTLYPGEVIGSGTVGTGCILELGTDVHRWLEPGDEVELEITGLGVLKNKIIEE is encoded by the coding sequence ATGAAGTTCATAACATTTATGAAAAAAGACGGTTCAATTCGTGCAGGCTGGCTTAATCCAAAGAATCAAGCTGTAGATATGCACGAAGCATCAAATGGGAAATTACCGGACAATATGCTTGCATTCATCGAGAACCATGACGTATTCATGGGGTATATCGAGGAAAATAAAGGTTTGATAGAAACTGGCAGTGGTTCCTATTCTTTGGAGGAAGTCAGCTTAAAATCGCCGCTGCCGAATCCGAAAAGTGTCCGTGATTTTTACGCATTCGAGCAGCATGTAAAAACAGCAAGGGAAAACCGAGGCCTTGAAATGATTCCTGAATGGTATGAGTTTCCGGTTTTTTATTTTACCAACCATCTTGCCATCAAGGGTCCAGAGGAAGACATCATACGGCCGCAGAACTGTAAATGGATGGATTACGAATTGGAAATTGCCTGTGTCATCGGCAAGGAAGGCCGTAATATCAAAGCGGAGGATGCCGAACAGCATATTTACGGCTTTTTTATCATGAATGACTGGAGTGCCCGCGACCTGCAGCGACAGGAAATGAAGGTCGGACTTGGTCCGGCGAAGGGAAAGGATTTCGCGACTTCATTCGGCCCATATCTGGTCACGAAAGATGAGCTGGAATACCTCAAAGAGGGGAAAGGCTATGATCTTGAAATGATTGCCCGTGTCAACGGCAGGGAACTTTCTAAGGGGAATATGAAGGATCTATATTACTCTTTCGGAGAAATGATCGAGCGTGCATCTGCGGGGACGACATTATATCCAGGTGAAGTGATCGGCTCAGGAACAGTCGGAACAGGCTGTATCCTCGAACTTGGAACGGATGTTCATCGCTGGCTTGAGCCGGGTGATGAGGTGGAACTTGAGATTACAGGACTCGGTGTCCTGAAAAATAAAATTATAGAAGAGTAG
- a CDS encoding homogentisate 1,2-dioxygenase, which yields MYYRQLGEIPKKRHTIFKKEDGSLFREQVMGTKGFSGTQSILYHHHMPTEVVKSELIGSYLPEYEEQGSLNHRHFLTDQITQTGDALSGREYILGNDDLLIGFANITEPMKQFYRNGDGDEMFFFHHGSGKVETMFGTINYRPGDYVVIPIGTMYRVVPDDSEPTKALIVESFSQITTPRRYRNEYGQLLEHSPFCERDIRGPESLVTFSEKGEHEVITKTRGFLHRHVLNHHPLDVVGWDGYLYPWAFNIEDFEPITGRIHQPPPVHQTFEGHNYVVCSFVPRLYDYHPEAIPAPYYHSNVNSDELLYYVEGNFMSRKGIKEGSITLHPSGIPHGPHPGKTEASIGKKETLELAVMIDTFRPLKTVKKARDIEDDQYMYTWIEK from the coding sequence ATGTACTACCGCCAGCTGGGAGAAATCCCGAAGAAACGCCATACGATTTTTAAAAAGGAAGATGGTTCGCTGTTCCGGGAGCAGGTAATGGGAACAAAAGGTTTTTCTGGTACACAATCGATCCTTTATCACCACCATATGCCAACAGAGGTAGTTAAAAGCGAATTGATCGGCAGCTACCTGCCTGAATATGAGGAACAGGGCTCACTGAACCATCGGCACTTCCTGACTGACCAGATCACGCAAACTGGGGATGCTTTAAGCGGGAGAGAATATATCCTTGGCAATGATGATCTTTTAATCGGGTTTGCGAATATTACTGAACCGATGAAGCAATTTTACCGAAATGGTGATGGAGACGAGATGTTCTTTTTTCATCATGGATCCGGCAAAGTAGAAACAATGTTTGGAACCATAAACTATCGTCCTGGTGATTATGTCGTGATTCCAATCGGCACGATGTACAGGGTTGTTCCAGATGATTCCGAGCCGACAAAGGCGCTGATTGTTGAATCGTTTAGCCAGATTACGACCCCTCGCCGTTATCGCAATGAATATGGACAGCTGCTCGAGCATAGTCCGTTCTGTGAAAGAGATATACGCGGACCTGAGTCACTTGTCACTTTCTCTGAAAAAGGGGAGCATGAAGTCATCACAAAGACGCGCGGGTTTCTGCACCGACATGTGCTGAACCATCACCCGCTTGATGTTGTTGGCTGGGATGGCTATCTATATCCATGGGCATTCAATATTGAGGACTTCGAGCCAATCACTGGCCGGATCCATCAGCCGCCGCCAGTCCACCAGACATTCGAAGGCCATAATTATGTAGTGTGCTCCTTTGTGCCAAGACTTTACGATTACCATCCTGAAGCGATTCCGGCACCATATTACCATAGCAACGTAAACAGTGATGAGCTGCTGTACTATGTAGAAGGTAACTTCATGAGCCGCAAGGGAATCAAGGAAGGCTCAATTACATTGCACCCAAGCGGAATCCCGCACGGACCACACCCAGGCAAGACAGAAGCAAGCATCGGCAAAAAAGAAACACTTGAGCTTGCTGTCATGATCGATACCTTCCGACCGCTGAAGACGGTGAAGAAAGCCAGGGATATTGAAGACGATCAGTACATGTATACATGGATTGAAAAATAA
- a CDS encoding ribonuclease J, protein MYVVQYEDDIFVIDCGGKFPDESLLGIDLIIPEMTYLEENREKIRGLIVTHGHEDHIGGVPYFFKKLKAPVYATDFTLGLIELKLGEHKLLRGTELNKITSDSVLDFGKVKVSFFKVSHSIPDCLGIVFHTPEGNVVHTGDFKFDLTPANDEQSEIHKMAKIGTEGVMALLSESTNAERTGLTPSERMVASHLEEAFMKADGKIFVSTFASNVNRVQQVVEAAIKTNRKLALLGRSMVNVVDVAIERGYLNVPEGMLIQPNVVDQLDPDKVAILCTGSQGEPMAALSRLSTGNYRDVSIYPGDTVIMAASPIPGNEKDVSKIIDNLFKLGAKVIYGSGSTTGMHVSGHGYQEDLKLMLTLMKPKYFIPIHGEYRMLHHHRLLAESVGVDQGNTFIVKNGDIVDIENGEARQTRNVPAGDTYVDGVSVGDVGEIVLRDRKQLSEDGMLVIVLTLSKAERKIISGPDTISRGFVFVKNSEDLMRDVNSLVTKTVTELQEDNVHRWNVIKQGIKKAVGQHIFQKTRRRPMILPIIIEI, encoded by the coding sequence ATGTATGTTGTCCAGTATGAGGACGATATTTTTGTGATTGACTGCGGAGGGAAGTTTCCTGATGAAAGTCTATTAGGAATCGATTTAATTATTCCGGAAATGACTTACCTTGAAGAAAATCGAGAGAAAATCCGCGGGCTGATTGTGACTCATGGACACGAGGACCATATTGGCGGGGTCCCGTATTTCTTCAAAAAACTGAAAGCGCCAGTTTATGCGACTGATTTTACTCTCGGGTTAATTGAACTGAAACTTGGTGAGCACAAGCTCCTGAGAGGGACTGAGCTGAATAAAATCACTTCGGACTCAGTATTGGATTTCGGCAAGGTGAAGGTTTCTTTTTTCAAAGTAAGCCACAGCATCCCAGACTGTCTTGGAATTGTATTCCACACTCCTGAGGGGAATGTTGTCCATACGGGTGACTTCAAATTCGATTTGACGCCTGCCAACGATGAGCAATCGGAAATCCATAAGATGGCGAAAATAGGAACTGAAGGTGTCATGGCTCTGTTATCAGAGAGCACGAACGCTGAGCGTACTGGTCTGACTCCTTCTGAGAGAATGGTAGCAAGCCATCTTGAAGAAGCCTTCATGAAGGCAGATGGAAAAATTTTTGTTTCGACGTTTGCTTCTAACGTAAACCGGGTTCAGCAGGTTGTCGAGGCAGCGATTAAGACGAACAGGAAGCTCGCGTTGCTGGGCAGGAGTATGGTGAACGTAGTCGACGTGGCTATAGAACGAGGTTACTTGAATGTTCCTGAAGGAATGCTGATCCAACCAAATGTTGTCGACCAGCTGGATCCTGATAAAGTGGCGATTCTTTGTACAGGCAGTCAGGGAGAACCGATGGCTGCACTTTCCCGCCTCTCAACAGGAAACTACCGCGACGTCTCAATTTATCCTGGTGATACAGTCATCATGGCTGCGTCGCCGATCCCTGGAAATGAAAAGGATGTTTCCAAGATTATCGATAATTTGTTCAAGCTCGGTGCGAAAGTCATTTACGGATCCGGCAGCACAACTGGCATGCATGTTTCCGGCCATGGCTACCAGGAAGATCTTAAGCTGATGCTGACTTTGATGAAGCCTAAGTATTTTATCCCGATACATGGAGAGTACAGGATGCTGCATCACCACCGCTTGCTGGCAGAATCCGTTGGTGTAGACCAAGGGAATACATTCATTGTTAAAAATGGTGATATTGTTGACATTGAAAATGGAGAAGCGCGCCAGACTCGCAATGTCCCAGCAGGTGATACGTATGTTGATGGCGTAAGTGTCGGGGATGTCGGTGAAATCGTGCTCAGGGACAGAAAGCAGCTATCCGAGGATGGAATGCTAGTCATTGTCCTGACATTAAGCAAAGCAGAACGGAAAATCATTTCTGGACCAGATACAATCTCACGCGGGTTTGTTTTTGTGAAAAACTCCGAAGACCTGATGAGAGATGTAAACAGCCTCGTGACTAAAACGGTGACGGAACTACAGGAAGACAATGTACATCGTTGGAATGTCATTAAGCAGGGAATCAAAAAAGCAGTTGGTCAGCACATTTTCCAAAAGACAAGAAGAAGGCCAATGATTTTGCCGATTATTATTGAGATTTAA